The Pseudodesulfovibrio sediminis genome includes the window ATTGAGAACCAAACTCGTAAGGGACTGCTGGCTACCGCTGAACGTGAAGCAAATTATCTGAGTGGAAAATTAAACATCAATATTGACACGGCCCGAACTGAAGCTTCTGCCTTCAGGGCTATTGTCAGCAACCCTGATCTGGTTTCTTCTATCGATGTTAGAAAGACATTTAATGACATTCTCCTGACAATCTTGAAAGATAATCCCGAATTTTTGGGAACATATAGTGCGTGGGAACCGAATGCCCTTGATGGACTTGACGCGCGATATGCAGGAGACAAGGCAAGCGGACATGATGACAGTGGTCGGTTCGTCCCTTACTGGAACAGAGACAAGACCGGCGCTATCGCCCGCCAAGCGCTGGTGGGATACGAAGATGCCTCATTACACCCCAACGGTGTAACCAAGGGTGGTTGGTATCTGTTCCCTCGTCAAAGAAGAAAAGAAAACATTCTCGACCCGTTTCCGTACATAGTACAGGGCAAGCAGGAAATGTTGACAACCATATCTGTGCCCATAATCGTCAACGGCAAATTCCTGGGTATCGGCGGTACAGACCTTAGATTGGATTTCATCCAGAGCCTCAGCCAGGATGTTGCCAAAAATTTGTATGATGGTCAGGCTGTTGTTCAGGTTATCAGTAACATGGGTATTGTTGTCGCCAACAGTGAAGACACAAACTCAATAGGCAAGCCTTTGAAGGATGTCTTTGATGGTGATTGGCAGGCGGTTGTAAAAAGCACAGAGTCTGGAACTTCCAACATTCTGATTTCGCCCGAAAATGAATATGTTGAAATTACTGCCCCGATTCATCTTGGCAACACCGGCACTCCCTGGTCAATCTTTATCAGAGTAAAGCGTGCTCTTGTATTCGAAGAAGCCACTAAGCTGGCTCAGATCATGGCCGAAAACGCACGGGGCAACACGATAATGGGCGTTTCTGCCGGAGCAGTCATTGCCATCCTCGCTTGTATGGCAATCTGGTTCCTGGCCAATGGAATTATCAAGCCGATCAGAGTTGCTGTCTCCTTCACGGAAAAGATTGCAAGTGGTGATTTTGTCAACAATAATATTGATGTCAACCAAAAGGACGAAGTCGGTGTCCTGTCCAACACCTTGAAGAGCATGGCCGAAAAGCTCAAGGGCGTTGTCCTGGAAGTCAAGAACGTCTCTGAAAGTGTCGCCTCAGGCAGCTCCGAATTGTCCTCCTCCTCCATGGATGTATCACAAGGCGCAACCGAGCAGGCCGCTTCCATTGAGGAAGTAACTTCTTCCATGGAAGAGATGACCGCGAATATCGGTCAGAATGCCCAAAATGCACAGGAAACAGATTCATTGGCAACCAAGGCTGCTACTGATGCAAAGGTTAGTGGAGAAGCTGTGGAGAAGACGGTTATCTCCATGCGGAGCATTGCCGAAAAGATCTCCATTGTCGAAGAGATCGCCAGACAAACCAACCTGCTGGCACTGAATGCTGCCATTGAGGCCGCACGAGCAGGTGAACACGGCAAGGGATTTGCTGTTGTCGCCGCAGAAGTTCGCAAGCTCGCAGAACGAAGTGGAGAAGCTGCCGCTGAAATCAGTGAATTGTCGAGCAGTAGTGTCGAAGTTGCAGAAAAAGCTGGTGATATGCTGAAGTCTCTTGTTCCTGACATCGAGAAGACCGCAGCGCTGGTCCAGGAAATTACTGCAGCCTGTAACGAACAGAACTCCGGCGCAACTCAAATCAACCAGGCTGTCAGCCAGCTTGATTCCGTCATCCAGCAAAACGCTTCAGCAGCTGAAGAAATGGCATCCACAAGTGGTGAACTTGCCTCTCAAGGAAAGCACCTGCAACAGGTCATGTCGTTCTTCCATGTAGACGCCGGCGGTGGATTCAAGTCGTCTTCGGTACAGGTTCAGAGAAAGCCCGTAGCCGCCATTCCTCCCTCTGCCCCCAAGGAAACACCTGCGAAGGGAATGCAGTTGGAAGGCATGAATGATTCTGACGACAGTGATGAGTTTGAACGCTTCTAACCTGTCATAGTTATACTCAAAAACATGGCGAGGCTTTAGGGCCTCGCCTTTTTTATTGAGCCTCTGCCTCAGGTAAAATAACGCTGCGCTTCATAACGCAACAGAATCACAGAGCTGCCTTTATTTATTGGACAACGTTCATTCAAAGGCCTATCCAAAACCATGTCCATGTTACCGTTCACACATTCCGTTGTAGAACTTATCCGATCCATCCTAAGGGGGACGGTATCGACCTATGGCAGTATTGCTGCCATGGCCGGGAGTAGTGCAGCGCGACAGGTAGTCAGAATCCTGCATATATACAGCAAAAAGGAAAGCCTTCCCTGGCACCGTGTGATCAACAAGAAAGGAGAAATCTCTTTGAGCGCTTTTCAAGGATATGAAGAGCAAAAAGCATTATTGGAAAGCGAAGGTATTATCTTTGATCACAACGATAAAATTGATCTCCAACGCTTTCAATGGAAGCCGGACATAACGAATTGTAAGCCCCCCACCCTTTAACCATGACCTCACCATGAACAAGAGACCCCTCGGATTATTCTTTGCCCTGCTCGCTGTAATCATTTGGTCCGGCAATTTTGTCATCGCCAGCGGGATAGTTGACTCAATTCCACCCATAACGCTGGCAACGCTCAGATGGATAACGGCCGCTGTGGTCTTCCTGCCCTTTTCCATCAAGTCGATGTTAAGAGAAAGGAAAGCGTTGCGCGAGCACTGGTTCTCTCTGCTGGTTGCAGCCATAACAGGTGTGACCATGTTCAATACTCTGGTGTATGTGAGCGCACAGACAACAGACACCGTCAACATGGCACTGTTCGCCTCCACGACTCCGGTCTTTGTGGTTATTCTGGCAAGAATTTTTCTCGGCGAAACAATCACACTGTTTCGCTCCATCGGCCTGCTCATAGCCATAAGCGGCATGCTGACAATCGCCACACGAGGCCACCTGGACGTCCTGTTGAATCTTACATTTCGGATTGGAGACATCTGGATGCTCCTGGCCGGTTTCCTTTGGGCCGTGTACTCCATTCTGGTCAAGAAAAAGCCCAAGACTATCAGCCAGTATTCCTATCTTGGAACCGTATTTCTGGTTGGGGCCATACCACTCATACCAGCTGCAATCATCGAGCAGCCGTTCTATCCGGCATGGTCTTTAACGCCGGCGATAATTGGCGCGACCCTGTATATAGGTATCGGCGCGTCTCTGGTGGCCTTTTTCTTGTGGAATTATGCTGTCATGTATATTGGCCCCGGAACGTCATCGTTATTTCAATATTTTCTCCCTGTATTCAGCGGCATAGGATCCTACTTTCTTCTTGGACAACCCGTTACCGTTGCACATGGAGTGGGTTTCGTACTGATCTTCATGGGGGTTGTCATGGCAACTCGCCCCCGTTAACATGACGTATGATTTGATAAACTAGTTGCAAACAAAATCCATTTTACAATAGGCTCTCCTCATGAAACATTTCATTCTCATATTCATAGTGTGTACAGTTTCCCTTACTGGTCTTTTCGCCTGTAGCAGCAAAGCCCCTGACCTCGGTTACAAGGATGGCGTATTTGCAGCCTGCATGGAGAAAAATGATGATTGTATTTCCTCGCAATCACCCAATGAGGAATTCAGGATCGAACCATTTGCTGCGCAAGGCGAAACCGATATCGTCATGGTCGATCTGACCAGATCCATCGAATCCATCTTTGGGAGCAAAGTGATCGCTGTTGAAGGCAATTACCTGAGAGCGGAATTTCGGAGCACTATCATGCGCACCATGGATGATGCCGAATTCTATTATGACAAGGACGCCCACGTCATTCAAATCCACGCCATGTCGCGTGGTGATCTTTTCGATTTTGAGGGTAATCGTGAACGCCTGGAAGAATTGCGTCAGATCTTTTCGCAAATGCACTAACGGAAAGTACTCTATACTCAGGGAGCAATAGGCTGCACACTTGCTTCAGAGATACCCCATAGTCAAAAAAAAGACCGCATTCTTTGCGGTCTTTTTTTTTAAAAGCCAAATCAATCTATTTCGAGATCGCCTCAGTGGGGCATGTCTCAATGGCTTCATTGACACAATCCGCGTCAGAATCTTCTGCAATAACTAGAGCCTTCTCCCCATCCGCGTCCATTTCAAAAACGTCCGGGCACAGCTCCACACAGGACTCACACCCTATGCATTCATCCTGATCAACAACAATTACCATAATGCAACCTCCTGAATAACTTTATCTATATGTCGAAAAAACCAACAGTTACTTTTTTTATAGCCCGCTTAACAATTTAGTAGCAACACTTTTTATTCATATCACTCTTTGACACCATTACATATTGGCAGACACACGATAAAGCTGTAAAAAATCATTATGTTTGATACAATTAGCATCATCTCCATTGTTCTTCTCGCCGCATTCATCCAGGGTCTGACAGGTTTTGGGTTCGGCCTGATAGCGTTACCTCTTCTTGGTTTTTTCATAGATATAAAGACAAATGTCCCACTGATCGTCTTATTGGCCGTTTTCATCAGCATGACCCTCAGTTGGCAACTCCGTAGCCATATCCATGCAAAAACAATCGGCATACTCATGGCTGCCACCATTCCGGGAATTGTACTGGGAGTGTATGTTCTCAAACTACTTTCAGCTTCGACACTTTCTATAGGACTCGGCGTAATAATGGTGCTCTTCACAATCTACCAATTGCTCCTAAAACCAAAGACCAGAGAGCTAGGCCATACAGTGGCCTGTATTGCAGGATTTTCTTCAGGCGTTTTGGGTGGAAGCATCGGCGCTGGAGGTCCTCCCGTCATCATTTATTCGACCATTCAACCGTGGTCAAAAGACCGGTCAAAGGCCACCCTGGCAGCCTATTTTACCATCTCGGCCTGGGCTATCGTTGCTACACATGCATACACGGGCTTAATTACCAAAACAGTTCTGTACCATTTCATGACAACCTTTCCAGCACTAATCGGAGGCACACTGCTGGGTACCTTTGCCTATACACGCATCTCAGACCATGGATATCGAAATATTGCCTTGATACTCGTCCTTATTCTTGGAGGCATACTGATATACAGGAACATCCAATAATACGTAAATACTCCACCTGTTCTTCAGACAACT containing:
- a CDS encoding sulfite exporter TauE/SafE family protein; the protein is MFDTISIISIVLLAAFIQGLTGFGFGLIALPLLGFFIDIKTNVPLIVLLAVFISMTLSWQLRSHIHAKTIGILMAATIPGIVLGVYVLKLLSASTLSIGLGVIMVLFTIYQLLLKPKTRELGHTVACIAGFSSGVLGGSIGAGGPPVIIYSTIQPWSKDRSKATLAAYFTISAWAIVATHAYTGLITKTVLYHFMTTFPALIGGTLLGTFAYTRISDHGYRNIALILVLILGGILIYRNIQ
- a CDS encoding ferredoxin; translation: MVIVVDQDECIGCESCVELCPDVFEMDADGEKALVIAEDSDADCVNEAIETCPTEAISK
- a CDS encoding DUF1499 domain-containing protein, with product MKHFILIFIVCTVSLTGLFACSSKAPDLGYKDGVFAACMEKNDDCISSQSPNEEFRIEPFAAQGETDIVMVDLTRSIESIFGSKVIAVEGNYLRAEFRSTIMRTMDDAEFYYDKDAHVIQIHAMSRGDLFDFEGNRERLEELRQIFSQMH
- a CDS encoding DMT family transporter; protein product: MNKRPLGLFFALLAVIIWSGNFVIASGIVDSIPPITLATLRWITAAVVFLPFSIKSMLRERKALREHWFSLLVAAITGVTMFNTLVYVSAQTTDTVNMALFASTTPVFVVILARIFLGETITLFRSIGLLIAISGMLTIATRGHLDVLLNLTFRIGDIWMLLAGFLWAVYSILVKKKPKTISQYSYLGTVFLVGAIPLIPAAIIEQPFYPAWSLTPAIIGATLYIGIGASLVAFFLWNYAVMYIGPGTSSLFQYFLPVFSGIGSYFLLGQPVTVAHGVGFVLIFMGVVMATRPR
- a CDS encoding MGMT family protein; the protein is MLPFTHSVVELIRSILRGTVSTYGSIAAMAGSSAARQVVRILHIYSKKESLPWHRVINKKGEISLSAFQGYEEQKALLESEGIIFDHNDKIDLQRFQWKPDITNCKPPTL
- a CDS encoding methyl-accepting chemotaxis protein, encoding MQFKSIKTKIVFMSGCCLIATVVFLVALQIYSQEQSADFVTQKVNELIENQTRKGLLATAEREANYLSGKLNINIDTARTEASAFRAIVSNPDLVSSIDVRKTFNDILLTILKDNPEFLGTYSAWEPNALDGLDARYAGDKASGHDDSGRFVPYWNRDKTGAIARQALVGYEDASLHPNGVTKGGWYLFPRQRRKENILDPFPYIVQGKQEMLTTISVPIIVNGKFLGIGGTDLRLDFIQSLSQDVAKNLYDGQAVVQVISNMGIVVANSEDTNSIGKPLKDVFDGDWQAVVKSTESGTSNILISPENEYVEITAPIHLGNTGTPWSIFIRVKRALVFEEATKLAQIMAENARGNTIMGVSAGAVIAILACMAIWFLANGIIKPIRVAVSFTEKIASGDFVNNNIDVNQKDEVGVLSNTLKSMAEKLKGVVLEVKNVSESVASGSSELSSSSMDVSQGATEQAASIEEVTSSMEEMTANIGQNAQNAQETDSLATKAATDAKVSGEAVEKTVISMRSIAEKISIVEEIARQTNLLALNAAIEAARAGEHGKGFAVVAAEVRKLAERSGEAAAEISELSSSSVEVAEKAGDMLKSLVPDIEKTAALVQEITAACNEQNSGATQINQAVSQLDSVIQQNASAAEEMASTSGELASQGKHLQQVMSFFHVDAGGGFKSSSVQVQRKPVAAIPPSAPKETPAKGMQLEGMNDSDDSDEFERF